The DNA region AAGTGCGGCGTCGACAGGGGGAGGGGGAGAGTTTCGCTTGGGAGCTCTTCAACCAAACGAATGCCCATGTTCCCTTCCCGGACATTGGGGCGGGAGGCGAATTGCATGTCCGGAACGTTAAGATAGCAAGTTATATTTAAATCTGGCTTGTCCATGTAAGGGGTTACTGTCCAGGTGACTCGGTCGCCAGTCAGCTGTTCTCTGGCCTGTTGCCATTCCTCTTCAGTTTGAACCAGGAACTTCCTGCCGGTCAGCTCGCTTAGCCGTTTGGCAAATTCCATGGCGTCGTCCAAACTCACATAAGTGACGGTTTTCCCTTCATTGGCCGGATCAGAAAGGAATTCCCTCAATTTGTCAGCGTTGTGTCCTTTGATTTTATAACCGGCCATTACCTGCTTAAACAGAGTAACCGCGACTTCCCCCCTCATGATTTTTCTTTTGCCTGAAAGGGTGAGCATTTCGGGAAGTTCCAAGGCAGTCTGTTGGACGGCGGCTGGGAACATCTTTTGGATCCCGGCCAGGTTTTCTTTGTCGCCCAGAATGAATAAATGCTCCTCATTTGTCAGAAAGGCCGACAGCTCCAGGGAAACGAAGATCGTTTCGGCGGTTTCGCCGCCGGCCGCCCTTGTTTCGAGCGAAGGCTGCATGCCCAGCAGCCTGATTTTGGCGATCCGGTCGAGATGGATGCCATTGAGTTCGATCCTCTGTCGTTGGCAGAGCGCGGTGAGGCAGGGGCCAAGCCGCTCCTTGCCGATCGCAAAAGAAGAGATATCGACAACTCCCCGCAAAGCCGGCAGGGCTCTTTGGGACAAGTGAATTATTGATTTATTGGTTACCGGCGTGATCATAGTTTATTTGTCCTTAAATGATTCGATTTCCTTGAAAAGCGCCAAAATGACGGGACGCAGGTTCAGTGTCGCGGAACAGCGTAACTGATTCCGGGAAGTTGACCAGACTAAAGGGATCTCCCCGTCAGGCAGATCGGTGAGACGAATCGTCGTTGGGGAAAAATAGCTTTCAGCGGGTGAAAAAACGATCGTCATTTTGTTGGTTTTGAGCTTAATATTCAGGTAAACAATTTTTTCCGTTACTTTAGTTGGCGCGCCGTCTTTTTTCTCTTCATACCTGGCCGGGATGTTGTGGATCACAAAGACAAACTCATTTGGATGGGCGTTCAAAACTCTCAACTGGTAAGGGCCTGCCTTAAAGAACTTTTCCCGTCTGAAAATACCCGGCTCGGCCACGCGCAGGGCGGCACAAAGAGTTGTCCAGGAAAGGTCTGTTGATTTTAACAATTCAAGACGAAGGGGTTCAAATTCCGATGGTAGGGCTTCGACAATCTGGCGGAAGTTGAAATCCCTGATATAGTTCCAGCCGACCGGGCCATTGCGGGTCTGGGTCCGATTGGGCAGAATTTCCCAGCTTAAAGAGATGTTTTCCAGATCATCCGGAGAAACCAGGTAGGTGTTCAAGCCTTTATTGGGAGCGCTTAATTCAATCCCGTTTTCGACCAGCCTGGCGGTCAAAGAGATTTCAGCTGTCCCGGCGGAGGAAGATGGTTCGCTCCCTAATGAGCCGGTTTCAAATCGCGTGGCGACGTTATGGATCAAAAGCGTCAGGTTGGCCGGATTAGGGTCTAATATTTCAATCTTATGAGGGCCGGCTTCAAACTTTTTTGCTTTTTCGGCCGGTTGGTCGACCAGCGAGATCCCTTGACCCCGCAATTGCCGCCGCATTGCTCTTAGCCAGGTTTCTGAAAGCGGATCGGCATTGACGTCTTCGACCAAAACAATCGAACTGCTGGTCGAGCGCTCGTTGAGGCCGCAAGTGTTCAGACCGCCGGCTCTGGAGAGATGACGGCGAAAATATATTTCTTCGTCTTCGTCAGGCCTCGATTCGGTCAGCGCCCATGAGGGGCGAAACTTAGCCGAATCCTTTTTCAGCGCTCTCAATATTTCCTGATTAGTCGGTACCCGGAACCTTCGGCCGGTCAGCTCGCTTAAGCGCTTGGCAAACTCTCTGGCGTCCAATAAGTTGGCAACCAGCCTGTTTGCTGCCTTTGCCGGTTCGCTAAGTTCCGCCCGCAGCAGAGCGGCATTTTGGCCAACAATGAGATAGCCCTCCATCACCTGCTTGAATAAGCCAACTGTAACGGCGCTTGTCATAATGCGGAGTTGGTCGGAAACGTCAAACATTTCCGGTAGCGCGAGTTGGGGTTGAGGGGAGGAGAGCAGGGCCGGATTGGAAAATGTCCTGGCCAACAAGCTGACGTTTTGTTTATCGGCTAAAAGAAAAAGCGCCTGTTCTTGCGTTAGAAAAAGCTCAACCTGTAAATCAGCGAAGATATTTTCCGCAATGGCAAAGCCGGCCGCTCTTTTTTCCAGAGATGGGGTCATTCCCAGCAACCGGATCTTAGCCGTATTATCGAGATATATTCCCTTTAGCTCAATCCCTAAAAGCCCTCTTAGGCAGGGGCCAAGCTTTTCTCTCCCAAGGGCAAAATAAGATATCTCGACCACCCCCCGCAAAGCGGGCATGGGCTTTTGCGGCAAACGGATGATCGATTTGTCGCTTACCGGCGCTATCATGAGCTTTTAATCTCCGATAGATCAGACGCGGCTTTCAAGACTTCAATATACGGCTCTATTAATTCCGCGAGCTTCTTTGGACACCGCGCCAGCAGGCTGGCGATCCGCTCCATTCCGTTTTCTTCCCGCAAAAACACCCCCAGAAGCTCCGAAGCTTCTTTGGGGAGGAGGTCTTGAACCGCGACGACGACACAGGCCGAATCGTCCGCCAGGCGCTGGAAAAGGGGGAGGGCGTAGTCGGGGTGGTTCACGGCCAATTGGTGCATGATCCTGGGCATTACTTTAAAATTAACATTGTCCCCCCTGATCATCGTCTTTAATATTTCGTTGACATCAGCCTGGTCGATGAGCGAGAGCGCGGCCACGGCCCTTCGGTGTTCCACAACACTCGCAAGATTAAAGGCCGCATGGCCGAGGTCAAATCGGAGCCAATTAGCCAGATCCTCTGTCTTTCTGTCATCCGTGCGATTGATATATCGATCCATGATTGAGGGGACGGTGGCGGATGTCCCAATTGGAAGAACCTCGACCAGGCGGATCGCGTTGCTGGAAAAGCGCTCCCAGGGAATATAATTATCGCGGCCAGAGCGGCCCCGACAGCGGAGAACAAAAGAAGGTTTTTCGTAAGAGGCGCCCGCAGATTGTGTCATCGTCCATTCCCAATTTGAGCCGAACAAATCATCTGTTACCGCTTCCCATTCTTCTTCGGTTGGGAGCCTGAATTGCCTGCCGGTGAGATCGCTTAATTTCCGGGCAAATTCTACGGCATCATCTAAGCTTGCCCAAGTTAATGTGCCGCCTTCTTTTTCTGGATCGGCAAGAATTTTTCTAAGTTCCTTGGACCAAGCTCCTTCAAAGCTATAGCCGGCCATCACCCGCTTGAACAAGCTGACCGTTACTTCATACTTCATGATCATGAGGCCGTCTGAAATAGGGACCATTTCGGGCAAGGCAATTTGCGGTTGGCCGGCCGCAGCGGGAGGAATCGCCCCCCTGACCATCAGATCGTCATTCTGTTTGTCGCCTAGAATATAAAGCTGTTTATCTTGCGTTAGGAAGGCTGACAGTCCCAGCGAAGCGAAAATAGCCTCGGGTGTTTCGGCGACAGTTCTCGTTGCTAGATCAGGGCGCATTCCCAGGAGCCTAACTTTGGCGGCGGTATCGAGCTGAATCCCTATTAGTTTGATCTCTTGTCGTTGGAAAAGCTTGGTGAGACAGGGGGCGAGATTATCTTTGCCGATAGCAAAAGAGGAAATACTGGCCACTCCCCGCAAAGCCGGCAGGGCTCTTTGGGACAAGTGAATTATTGATTTATTGGTTACCGGCGTGACCATGATTGTTTTTATTTGCTCGATGGCATTAATTGAGAAAAGAAAGCCATTCCTTCTAATACTTCCGGGACCTCTTCGGGCGTTATATTTAATTCTTTTGCTAAAACGTCCGTACCAAGCTTTTGGGTGTGGCCGATCAGTTGCGCGCCGCTTATTGCTATGCCTTTGTTTGCATTAGAAAGGTCAGCTATCACTAATTTTAATTGTTCGAACATATTGGAGTAGGTACCACACATATAAATCTGGAATACGAGCAGTCCCATCAGGGCCGCGCTTTGCGGAGACTCCCGATTGTTAACGACTTCCCTGATCAACGCTACTCCACTTGCCCCGTTCCCCTTTATTAAAATCTCTCGTATTAAATCAGCCAGAAAACGTTCTTTTTTAATGAGGTGGTCAGGATAAATAGTTTCTTCCGCTTCACGTATTTGCCCGGTGATTTGAAGAGGGGGAACGCGATATTCCAATGCTAATCTAACGTCGGATTTAATTATGCCGGCTATTCTGTCGGGACCAATCTCTGCGGCCATCGGTTTAATATTCCGTTTATCCCCTAAAATGTAAAGCGCCTCATCCTGTGTCAGGAAAGCTTGGAGCTGTAAACCGGCGAAGAGGTTGCCGGCGGTCCCATCGGCTGATCTTGTTTCGAGCGAAGGCTGCATGCCCAGCAGCCTGACTTTGGCGATCCGGTCGAGGTGAATGCTGTTAAGTTCAATCCCCTGTTGTTGGCAGAGTGCGGTGAGGCAGGGGCCGAGCCGCTCTTTACCGATCGCAAAAGAAGAGATCTCGACCACTCCTCGCAGTGCCACTCTCATTGTAAAAGCTGGCACGGCCTTTTGAGGCAAGCGAATTATTGAATTACCGGTTTTTGGCGCTACCATGAACTTTTAAGCTCCGATAAGTCGGACGCGATTTCCAATAATTCGATGTGCGGCATAATTAATTCCGCGATCTCCTTTGGACACCGCGCCAGCAGGCCTACGATCCGCTCCATCCCGTTTTCTTCTTTTAAAAACACCCCCAGAAGCTCCGAGGCTTCTTTGGAGAGGAGGTTTTGAACCGCGAAGACGACACAGGCCGAATCGTCCGCCAGGCGCTGAAAAAGGGGGAGGGCGTAGTCGGGGTGGTTCACGGCCAATTGGTGCATGATCCCGGCCATTTCTTCAAGATCGCCGTGCGTCAGCATCCCCTTAAATATTTCGTCGACGTTCAGAGTGATCCGCGACAAGGCTGTGGCTGCTTGGGTGGGGTCAAGATATTTGAGCTTTGTGGCCGCAGTGCCGAAGTCGCTGTAGCGAAGCTCGTTGACTAAATCATTTAGTCTGTTTTCTTCCACACAGCGGTCATACAGGCCCATGATTGGGGGCCGTGCGGCGGGAGGATCAGATAAAATATCTTCGACTAAACGAATCGAGATATCCATGGAGCGGGTCTCCGGTTTTATTGTCTGGCGGTTGCCGGGGTCGACGCCGTCGTACAGGAGGCAAAGAATATAACCCTCGCTGTTTTTTGTCTCCGTCCATGTAAAATTAAGGCCTGATAACTTGTCCCTTTCCTGGAACCATTCCTGCTCGGTTTGAACTCTGAACTTTCTGCCGGTAAGCTTGCTTAAACGGTCCGCAAATTCCCTGGCATCAATTAAACTTACATAAACTATTGGATCATTTGCTCTTGACGGGTCATTAAGGATATCTCTTAGTGAATCGGCGAAATTGCCGGTTATTACGTATCCCCGCATTATCTGTTTGAACAAGCCGATCGTCACTTCGTCCCTCATGATCGCGAGCTTGTTTGAAATAGTGATCATTTCGGGCAGGACGATTTGCGGTTGACTTGCGATCGCGGCCGAGGCAGTCGTTCCCTTGGCCATCAGATCGATGTTTTCTTTATTGCCCAAAATATACAGCGCCTGCTCCTGGGTCAGGAAAGCCGAGAGCCTCAAGGAGGAGAAAAGAACTTCGGCGGATTCAAAAAGCTCGGTCCGCTTCTCCAGCGAAGGGCCCATTCCCAGCAATCTGATCTTGGCGGTATTATCAAGTTGAATGCTTTTGGGTGTGATCCCCAATCGTTGGAAGAGAGTGGTGAGGGCCGGGCCGAGCCGCTCTTTGCCGACGGAAAAGGAGGAGATCTCGACTATCCCCCGCAGAGCTGGTAGGGCTCTTTGGGGCAATCGAACGATCGATCTATTGGTGACCGGCGCGACCATTAATCAGGGATCCTTATCGTCAGGATTTTGTTCTCGCCTTCGGACCGGCCGATCAGTTCAACCTTCGCGCCTCGGGCCATATTTGCGTAATCTTGCTGGATTTTGGCGATGTCAACCGTTCCCGGCAGGACGAAGGCGACATCTATTCCATCGGCCGATCTGGTCAGCGAGAGGCTGATCGGCGGGAACTTGGGCGCTTCGGGCAATTCAAGCAGAGTTTTAATGATCTCGGCCTTATATTCCGGGTCCAGATTATTATTAGTTAACAGGTCGTTGAATGAGATGATTTGCGGGTTGGCTGAAACAAAAAATTCTCCTATCAACTTATCAAGCGGGGCCATCATTCTCGGCGGTTGGGATGAGGCTAAGAGAGACGCGGCCAGGTCCTGGATCAACAACACGGCCCCGTTATTCTTAATAATATTGTCGCTAGGATTGAGGATAGGGGCGAGCGCTTCCGCCAGGGGCTTGGTCGGCGGAGAAAGTTCAATCTTTATCTCTCTGTTCGCGATGATGCTGAAAACAAAGCTGGTGCCGGTTTTACCGGCCTTGATGGCCAGAGAGCGGCTGGTCCCGTCGATATATTTCTTCCTGAAGTCCGCCAGTCTTGGCCCTTCCTCGCGGGCTTCTCTGTCCGCGTTATAAACAACGATCTGGATATCGTTGGCCCGGCTTATCCGCCAACGCACGATTATCGGTTTGTCCCGCTCATCGCCGGTGAGTTTTTCTTGCCGGTCTTTGGCGGCATAGATCAGGGTGGAGAGGGCGCGCAGGACGGCTCCCTGTTCGGTTTCGGGCAAGCCGCGGGCCGTCAACAATTCCTTAAGACCGGCCTGGGCTGATTTGATTTTCGGATCGACTTTGGCCTTGTCTCCGGGGGAAAGAGTTATTTCCCAGTCCGGCTTGTTGGTAAATTGCGCTGCTTCTTTCGCCTGTTGGAGTTCGTCGGCAATCGCTTGGGCTAGCGCGACTATCCCGGGATTGCCGCTTTTGAGAAGCTCGGGGAGTTCCGCTTCGAGCGCTTGCCGGTCTTCGGTTGTCAGAGCCTGTTTGACCTTGGCTAGCGCTTCGGCCCGGGCTGTTTCGTCCTCCGGCCAGGGATTTTCTTCCAGCCAGAGCTCAACTTTTTCTGCCCCTTTGGGCGGGGAGAGGAGCCCGCCGATCATGGCGGCGTCGACTTCCGCTCCGGCCGCGACCAGTTCGCGGATTTTGCGTAAAATTATTCCTTTGCGGCCGTGAATTTGGGCGATATCCATCTGGCGACCCCGCTCCGACTTGTCGGTGGTTTCTTCAAAGCGAAGTTCCCCATCCCGGACCGAGATCTTGATAATATGTTCGCCGTTTGGCATATTATTGACCAGCCAGGCGGAAAAAGTATTGTCGAGATGCTCTTCAAGCGCTTGCTTTAGCGGCCGGGCGCCCCCGGCCAGGTCGATTCCTCTTTCCATAATATATTGCTTGACCGCCTGGTATTCAGTCTCATCCCCGCCCAGGACGACCTCAAGCTTTTGGTCGGTTTCTACCTGGGCGACAAAATTTTTCAACTGGATATCGGCGATGGCCGAGAGGTCGGCTTCGTTCAGATAATCAAAAGGAACAATATCGAGCCGCCGGAGAAAGGCGGGGGGATATTTGTCGCGGCCATATTCATCTTTCTGGCTTTTAAATGAATTAGCGGCGATCTCGCGGTTTGCTTTGGTCAACCCGTCGGCGATCTTCTTAGCTTCTTCCGGCGCTTTGCCGGCGGCCAGCTCCCTGATCTGTTCGGGCTTGAGCATTTGGGCTTCCCCCTGGTTCGAGGTCATGATGACCACTACGTCTTCGAGAGAATATTTTTCACCGGTCTCTTTGTTCTGAACATAACCCTGGTCGAGCATCACTAATAATGATTCATAAACATCCGGGTCGGCTTTGTCCGCTTCGTCAAGGAGGAGGACCCCGTGGCGGTTCTCTTTTCTTTTAAAGAGCTCCGGCAGCATCCCTTTGGTTTTGTCAAACCCGACAAAACCGGGATCGGGGCCGAAGAGCAGGGTCTTTCCAGCTTTCCCTTCGCACTGGGTCATATCGATCGTCATGACCTTTTGCGCGTTGCCGAATAACAGCCAGGCCAGGGTGTGGGCCAGTTCGGTTTTGCCGGTCCCCGTCGGTCCGGTGAACATGAAAGCGGCGATCGGCGACTGTTTTTTGCGTCGGCCGGTCTTATACCGTTTAACGGCGCCGGCAACTTTCCCGACCGCCTGGTCCTGTCCGATGAAGCGGGTCCTGATCCGTCCCTCGATCTGGCTAAGCTGTTGAATGTCCAATTCATCCATTTTGCGCAGGTCAAGGCCGGCCATTTTCGAGGCCTGGGCGCGAATATCGTCTTCGGTAATTGTCAGGCAGCCGGACTCAGCCAGTTTGCGCACAACTTTTTCCACCAGCAGTTCGCTTTCCAGGTAAGCGGCGACAATCCCGATGACCGATTTCCAGATACCCTCTAATTGCGGGCGGGTGGCTGGATCGGCGGCAAATTCGATCAGGTCGTTGATATCGTCGGCCAGCTTTTTCGGGGTTTCCGTTACGATCCTTCTTAAGTCGCCGAGCTGGCTCCGTTTACTGCCGATCGCTTCTTTGATCAGGGCGATCGTCGCGTCCGGCGGGAAGCGGTTGACGATCAGCGGCGAGAGGTCGATCGCCGCCTGGCGCGAAGCGGGCGGGACCTCGATCTTTTCCACTCCTCTTAGTTTCTCCAGGATGACCGGAATGATATTCCGGACCAGCCGCCGCAGCTTGTCGCCGGTCAGCGATTCGATATTGATCGGATCGCCGAACCGCCGTTTGGTGGCGTCGTTATTAAAATAGCGATAGAATTCTCCCGTTGTCGTCGCACCCACGACCTGGAAACCGGGGCGGGCGAGGGGTTCCTTCAACAGTTCGAGAACGCCCGCTTGTTCCATCAGGTGGAGTTCGTCCATCAGGAGGTAAACGGTGTAGCCCTGTTTGAAGGCGTCTTGGACCGTTTCGACGATCTGTTTCAACTGCGGTTCGAGGACCGAGCGGTCGAGATCTTTCATCCCCAGGCTGAAGAAGTAGGTTTTTTCCTCATCCTTCCACTCCTGGGCCAGCCCTTCGACGATCGCCGTTTTTCCGACGCCGGTGTTGCCGATCAGAATAGCGTTGCTGCCGCCCTTCAGCCGTTTGGAAAGCTCCGCCATTTCGTCGCTTCGTTCAAAGACCGGATCGAGATCGCCGGCGCGGGCTTCGCTGGTAATGTTGCGCAGGCCAAGTTCTTCCAGCTTTTCGATCGGGGTTTTCGGCTCGCCGTCACCCGCGCCGTTGACGCCGTTGGTTCCGTTAACCGCGCCGTTGCTTTCGAGGCCGGCCGGATTTCTCGCGATCAGGCTTAATTCATCGCGGATCAGGGTCCCGGCGGGCGTCAGGCTTAGCAGGTTGTGAGTCGGTGGGGCAATTTCTTTTGTTATTCGTCCTCCGGGTAACAAGCTCGGGTGGTTTACAAACGTGCTGCGAGCGGCGATGGTCAGTTCCCTGATCAGGCGGACGCTTTGTCTGATCGGCAGTCTAGTTAGAGCTTCCATCGGTTCTCCCGGCGGTTTTTTTAACTAATTGGATTTTGCCCAGTACCTGTTGAGCGGGGGCGGCGCTAGCTTTTTTGGGCAGCTGTAATTTGCCCGGTCCGGGGTCGAGGTAGTCCCGGCGAAAGCTATCGAAAAGTTGGGCGAGGGTGGTGCCGTTGTTCGACCGGGAAGCGGTCAGCAGTTCTCTGACCAGATTTTCCTGCCCCGCGGCGTCGATCACTCCCTCTTTCATGACTTCGGCCACGACCTGCCGCATGGCGACTTCAAAATCAAGCTCGCGGTCCATGATCTTTTCGACAATCGTTTCCGCCAGGATATGCATCGCGTGGTCTTCGCCAGTCCCTTCGATCTCGCCGGGGATCGACTGACCGAGGGTCTCTTCCGCTTTGCCGTTGAAGTCGTATAAGATTTCTCTGGTCGTTTCCCTCAAGAGGTCGGCGGCCCGCTGTTGGATGTTGTCAACACCAGAGAGTTTGCTTTCCAGCTGGTCCATCCAGGCGCGCAGGCGGGCTTTTTTCTGGGTGTCCTGGATCTTCGGTTCCAGCGTCTGCCAGACATCTTTTTCGATCAGCTGAAGGACCGCTTCCTGCTGTTGGTTGAAGGCCGACCGGTCGAAACGGGCGGTGGCTTCCAGTTGGCTGATTTCCATAAATGCTTTGTTGAGGGCGTGGACCAGGGCTGGTTCGATCTCGCCGATCAGCTCCGAAAATTCATCGAGCTTGGTCAGTTCTTTTAGAATTCTTTGGCGGGCGGCGCCGGCGACATCGATTCTTAAGTTCTTTTCCCAGCAGATTCCGGCGACAAAAGGGAGCTTGGCCGAAGTTATGGCGGAAAGGGCGACGGCGGCGACAACCGGGAGCAGGGAAACGTTCAAAGCCAGCGTTTCGGCGGCACGCTGATGCCTTAAGACAAAGTTTTTTAATGTCGTTTCGGCCCGGAAGCAATAATAATGAACATAGTTGGTCGCCCTGATCATTGATTTCCCCCGTTTTATATAGGAATTCGCGCTAAATATATATCAATAGGAGAAGGATAAAATTTCAGTCTATTAAGGATTGTGATTGTATAAGCCGCCGGCGGCCGGAGCCCGATGTTACTAAGATTGGGTGAAATTTATTAACATCTTAAGGGATAAATAGATGTAGAGAATGAAGGATTAAATAAACAAAGGAGTTTTTTATGGAAGCATCTGTTAGTCTTTATACTGGTATTACCCCCAAGGCAAGTTGCAATATATATGGAATCCAAGGAGCGGGCGAGACCAATGTCCCGGAGCCTGTCCGGACGGTTCCGATCCATCCCGCTGATACCAAGGCCGATCCAGACAATAACGGCCCTATCAGCCAAAAAGACAATAAAACCGAACCGCTTTTTACTTTTGCTTCGCTGGAGTTAGGGTTGAAAATCAGCAGTTCGAAAAAAGAGAGCAATGAAGGTTTGACGCTTCGAACCGGCGTCGGGGCCGATTTTGGCGTAATAACCGGGTCCCATCTTAACGAAAGAAATTATACGGATGCTCCCGGCACAGAAACAAAAGACTATGGAGCCGCGCTTACCTATTATTATTTAGGTGCGACTGGCCTTGTTTACCCTAAAATATTTGGCGAATTATCAGGTGAATATTGGCTGGCCAGGCTGCAATTGCGCACCTATGAAACAGCTGTAAACACTGGTTGGGACAGATATAATTCCTTGGAAACCAAAGATAATTTTATTCTGGGCAGGAACCTGGAATGGCAAGCCTATGCCGGACTTCGCCTGAGTTCCGAGCTTACCGAGGGTGTCCAACATGAATTGCGATTAGTAGGGGGGCTGGCGTATTCAAAACTGTTTCCTAACAGTTTAGGCAAAGAAGCTAACGTCAGAACGGATGAATTCGCCCCAATAATTGGGCTTGAATATCAACTCAATTTAGACTTCTTGCACCTATAATTCGCGATCAACCCGGCTGTGGTTGTGGGTGTTTTAGCTTAAGAAGCCAAATTCCTTCAATTCCGTGACCCAGCGCCAATATTTCTTGGGGATCATCCGCTGGAAGTACTTCAAGTTGCGCCGTTCCGGGATGTACTGCGAACGGTAGAAGGCGAGCCAGTATTTTTCGAACTCGTCGGTAGTGGCCGGCAGGACCGCCTTTTTACGGTCGAACTTTTCCTTGAAGATCTCGTTCCCCTGACCGATAAAAACCTCATCGCCAAAGACCAGCATGATCCGGTACTTGGGAAAGCGTTTTAAGAAGTGGAGCATGATGATCTCGCCGGTCTGGTGGACGATTTCAAATTCCCCCATCAGGACGTTGTGCTGGTCGATTGGTTTCAGCCGGAGGAAAGAGATCGCCCGATGGCGCTCCCCCGCGACCTGCCGGGCCAGGTCGATGAACTTTTTGGCTTCGGCCGAGACCTTGCACAAAATATAGCTCAAGCCTTTGGCCTTAGCCTGTTCGATTACTTTATCGATTAGCTGATATTTATTGGGGTCTTTGTGGAGGAGGGCGTAGTAAAGTCGCTGGCGGAACAAATAATATGCTTCCGGTGTTCCTTTGAGCTTGATCGCCGGAAGTTTTTCTTCCAGCTCTTCTTTCCGATCGAACTTGTCGTTAAAAATTGATAGTTGTTCGTTCATTTATAAGCTTACAGCTTTAAGCTTAAAGCTTATAGCTGTAAGCTTGTTTCCTATGTCAGCAACTGCGGAGCCTGCGCCCAGGCGAGCGAACTGCTAAAGTTTTCAAAGAGCTCAAGCTGTTTGACCGTGACGATCTCGCTAATATTCCCTTGTTTGACCCCGTTGATCAGGATAAAGGGCTTGGCCCGCTTGGTCACGACCCCCAGGTTTTTTAGCTCTTGCAGGTTGGTAAAGCGGTGTTCTTTACGGGCCCGATATAATCGTTTGGCGGCGAGCGGTCCGACCCCCGGGACTTTTAGCAAATCCCGGAAAGAGGCCCGGTTTATCTCGAGTGGGAACCGCTGCCGGTTCTTCAGGGCGTGGGCCATCTTGGGGTCGATATCGAGGCTCAAGTTCTGGTCTTGTTTCATGACCAGGTCATCGAGCTCAAAGTGGTAGAAACGCATCAACCAATCGGCCTGGTAGAGGCGATGTTCGCGCAGTAATGGGACCCGTTTGGCCCCGGCCAGCGGCGTTTCGCCGGTCGGAACAAAGGCGCTAAAATATGCCCGCTTCAGGTTTTTCTTTTTGTAGAGCCAGTTGGTCGTTCGCAGGAGTTCGGCGTCGGTCTCACCGGCGGCGCCAACCACAAATTGGGTCGTATGGCCCGCTTTAAGCAGCCCTTTTTCGACCTGTTTTTGGATGGCGTTGATCGGTTCGATCAGGTCGAGCATGAAGTTCTTTTCGCTGGCGATCGACTTGAGCCGGTCGGGATTGGGGCTTTCCAGGTTGACTGACATTCGGTCGGCCAGCTTAGCTCCCCGTTCGATCAGGTCGGCCGGGGTGTTGGGGAGGACTTTCAGATGGGCGTAGCCCCGGTAGCGATATTGGAACCGGAGGATTTCCAGGACGGCGATCATCCGTTCCATGGTGTAGGTCGTGCTTCTCTGGACTCCCGAACTAAGAAAGATCCCTTCGATGTAATTGCGGCGGTAGAGCTCGATAAAAAGATCGGCCAGCTCTTTCGGTTCAAAACTGCTGCGCTCAAAGTCGTTGCTGACCCGATTGACGCAGTACTGGCAGTTGTTTTTACAGGAGTTGGTCATCAGGACCTTGAGGAGAGAGACACAGCGGCCATCCGGTGTGAAGCTGTGGCAGATCCCGCCGGGGGCGTTGGAGCCGATATAGTTGCTGTTCGGCTGCCGCTTTTGCGGGGCCGCCGTGGAAGCGCAGATGTCGTATTTGGCGGCCGCTCCCAGGACCTCGAGCTTTTTTTCAGTGTCCGGCATGGTTTAGCCTCCGGTTTAATTTATCGTCGGCGAAAAGGGAGGCCTGGTCGACCCGAAGCCGCGTGTCCTTCGCCAGGTTCCCTTTTCGCTTTTTGTTGAAATTAAAAATGACATAATGCAAAATGAAAAATGAATGTATGGCCTGCGGTCATATTATTAATAATCATGCTT from Candidatus Margulisiibacteriota bacterium includes:
- a CDS encoding AAA family ATPase, which gives rise to MEALTRLPIRQSVRLIRELTIAARSTFVNHPSLLPGGRITKEIAPPTHNLLSLTPAGTLIRDELSLIARNPAGLESNGAVNGTNGVNGAGDGEPKTPIEKLEELGLRNITSEARAGDLDPVFERSDEMAELSKRLKGGSNAILIGNTGVGKTAIVEGLAQEWKDEEKTYFFSLGMKDLDRSVLEPQLKQIVETVQDAFKQGYTVYLLMDELHLMEQAGVLELLKEPLARPGFQVVGATTTGEFYRYFNNDATKRRFGDPINIESLTGDKLRRLVRNIIPVILEKLRGVEKIEVPPASRQAAIDLSPLIVNRFPPDATIALIKEAIGSKRSQLGDLRRIVTETPKKLADDINDLIEFAADPATRPQLEGIWKSVIGIVAAYLESELLVEKVVRKLAESGCLTITEDDIRAQASKMAGLDLRKMDELDIQQLSQIEGRIRTRFIGQDQAVGKVAGAVKRYKTGRRKKQSPIAAFMFTGPTGTGKTELAHTLAWLLFGNAQKVMTIDMTQCEGKAGKTLLFGPDPGFVGFDKTKGMLPELFKRKENRHGVLLLDEADKADPDVYESLLVMLDQGYVQNKETGEKYSLEDVVVIMTSNQGEAQMLKPEQIRELAAGKAPEEAKKIADGLTKANREIAANSFKSQKDEYGRDKYPPAFLRRLDIVPFDYLNEADLSAIADIQLKNFVAQVETDQKLEVVLGGDETEYQAVKQYIMERGIDLAGGARPLKQALEEHLDNTFSAWLVNNMPNGEHIIKISVRDGELRFEETTDKSERGRQMDIAQIHGRKGIILRKIRELVAAGAEVDAAMIGGLLSPPKGAEKVELWLEENPWPEDETARAEALAKVKQALTTEDRQALEAELPELLKSGNPGIVALAQAIADELQQAKEAAQFTNKPDWEITLSPGDKAKVDPKIKSAQAGLKELLTARGLPETEQGAVLRALSTLIYAAKDRQEKLTGDERDKPIIVRWRISRANDIQIVVYNADREAREEGPRLADFRKKYIDGTSRSLAIKAGKTGTSFVFSIIANREIKIELSPPTKPLAEALAPILNPSDNIIKNNGAVLLIQDLAASLLASSQPPRMMAPLDKLIGEFFVSANPQIISFNDLLTNNNLDPEYKAEIIKTLLELPEAPKFPPISLSLTRSADGIDVAFVLPGTVDIAKIQQDYANMARGAKVELIGRSEGENKILTIRIPD
- a CDS encoding SUMF1/EgtB/PvdO family nonheme iron enzyme — its product is MVTPVTNKSIIHLSQRALPALRGVASISSFAIGKDNLAPCLTKLFQRQEIKLIGIQLDTAAKVRLLGMRPDLATRTVAETPEAIFASLGLSAFLTQDKQLYILGDKQNDDLMVRGAIPPAAAGQPQIALPEMVPISDGLMIMKYEVTVSLFKRVMAGYSFEGAWSKELRKILADPEKEGGTLTWASLDDAVEFARKLSDLTGRQFRLPTEEEWEAVTDDLFGSNWEWTMTQSAGASYEKPSFVLRCRGRSGRDNYIPWERFSSNAIRLVEVLPIGTSATVPSIMDRYINRTDDRKTEDLANWLRFDLGHAAFNLASVVEHRRAVAALSLIDQADVNEILKTMIRGDNVNFKVMPRIMHQLAVNHPDYALPLFQRLADDSACVVVAVQDLLPKEASELLGVFLREENGMERIASLLARCPKKLAELIEPYIEVLKAASDLSEIKSS
- a CDS encoding DUF4130 domain-containing protein, whose protein sequence is MNEQLSIFNDKFDRKEELEEKLPAIKLKGTPEAYYLFRQRLYYALLHKDPNKYQLIDKVIEQAKAKGLSYILCKVSAEAKKFIDLARQVAGERHRAISFLRLKPIDQHNVLMGEFEIVHQTGEIIMLHFLKRFPKYRIMLVFGDEVFIGQGNEIFKEKFDRKKAVLPATTDEFEKYWLAFYRSQYIPERRNLKYFQRMIPKKYWRWVTELKEFGFLS